One genomic region from Phocoena sinus isolate mPhoSin1 chromosome 3, mPhoSin1.pri, whole genome shotgun sequence encodes:
- the ASF1B gene encoding histone chaperone ASF1B isoform X1, giving the protein MAKVSVLNVAVLENPSPFHSPFRFEISFECNEALADDLEWKIIYVGSAESEEFDQILDSVLVGPVPAGRHMFVFQADAPNPSLIPETDAVGVTVVLITCTYHGQEFIRVGYYVNNEYPNPELRENPPLKPDFSQLQRNILTSNPRVTRFHINWDNNTDRLETIENHDPALGCGFPLSCTPIKGLGLPGCIPGLLPENSMDCI; this is encoded by the exons ATGGCTAAGGTGTCGGTGTTGAACGTGGCGGTGCTGGAGAATCCGAGCCCTTTCCACAGCCCCTTCCGGTTCGAGATCAGCTTCGAGTGCAATGAGGCCCTAGCAGACG ACCTGGAATGGAAGATCATTTACGTTGGCTCAGCCGAGAGTGAGGAGTTTGATCAAATCTTAGACTCAGTGCTGGTGGGCCCTGTCCCAGCAGGGAGACACATGTTCGTCTTTCAG GCCGATGCCCCCAACCCATCCCTCATCCCTGAGACTGACGCCGTGGGTGTGACTGTGGTCCTCATCACCTGCACCTACCACGGACAGGAGTTCATCCGAGTGGGCTACTACGTCAACAATGAGTACCCTAACCCTGAGCTGCGGGAGAACCCGCCCCTAAAGCCAGACTTCTCTCAG CTCCAGCGGAACATCTTGACCTCAAACCCCCGGGTGACCCGCTTCCACATCAACTGGGACAACAACACAGACAGGCTGGAGACCATAGAGAACCACGACCCAGCCCTGGGCTGTGGCTTCCCCCTCAGCTGTACTCCCATCAAGGGCTTAGGTCTCCCTGGCTGCATCCCTGGGCTGCTCCCTGAGAACTCCATGGACTGCATCTAA
- the ASF1B gene encoding histone chaperone ASF1B isoform X2: MCDSPRDGKKGQKERYQMIKLCQEDLEWKIIYVGSAESEEFDQILDSVLVGPVPAGRHMFVFQADAPNPSLIPETDAVGVTVVLITCTYHGQEFIRVGYYVNNEYPNPELRENPPLKPDFSQLQRNILTSNPRVTRFHINWDNNTDRLETIENHDPALGCGFPLSCTPIKGLGLPGCIPGLLPENSMDCI, from the exons ATGTGTGACTCCCCTCGTGATGGGAAAAAAGgccagaaggaaagatatcaaaTGATAAAGCTATGTCAGGAAG ACCTGGAATGGAAGATCATTTACGTTGGCTCAGCCGAGAGTGAGGAGTTTGATCAAATCTTAGACTCAGTGCTGGTGGGCCCTGTCCCAGCAGGGAGACACATGTTCGTCTTTCAG GCCGATGCCCCCAACCCATCCCTCATCCCTGAGACTGACGCCGTGGGTGTGACTGTGGTCCTCATCACCTGCACCTACCACGGACAGGAGTTCATCCGAGTGGGCTACTACGTCAACAATGAGTACCCTAACCCTGAGCTGCGGGAGAACCCGCCCCTAAAGCCAGACTTCTCTCAG CTCCAGCGGAACATCTTGACCTCAAACCCCCGGGTGACCCGCTTCCACATCAACTGGGACAACAACACAGACAGGCTGGAGACCATAGAGAACCACGACCCAGCCCTGGGCTGTGGCTTCCCCCTCAGCTGTACTCCCATCAAGGGCTTAGGTCTCCCTGGCTGCATCCCTGGGCTGCTCCCTGAGAACTCCATGGACTGCATCTAA